A single region of the Salipaludibacillus sp. LMS25 genome encodes:
- a CDS encoding amidase domain-containing protein, with protein sequence MSSYNRTKVAEYAKKSNPNHKRYDKNCTNFVSQAVNAGSKPEKKPSTVKNGITDSTTYWYNVYLASNKCMKWQLKMNATCRL encoded by the coding sequence ATGTCTTCCTACAATAGAACAAAAGTAGCTGAATATGCAAAAAAAAGTAATCCAAACCATAAACGCTATGATAAAAATTGCACCAACTTTGTTTCACAAGCTGTAAATGCAGGCAGTAAACCTGAGAAAAAACCATCAACTGTTAAAAACGGCATAACTGATTCCACAACTTATTGGTATAATGTGTATTTGGCAAGTAATAAATGTATGAAATGGCAATTAAAAATGAATGCCACTTGCCGCCTCTAA
- the istB gene encoding IS21-like element helper ATPase IstB, with protein sequence MNEQIENYAKRLKLSWIRENYKDIKADTHEEYLLKLFEKEVENREERKINLLLSQAQLPKTGTQPFQWEHIQIPQGIDRSTVLNGSFIKEKENLILYGGVGTGKTYLATLISLNAIHRFGSRVKFFTVAALVNKLIEENQKGSLPKFMKQIEKLDLLVLDELGYIPLNKEGAELLFQVISMCYENRSIVITTNLQFGQWNHVFGDPILTEAVIDRLIHHSHLLVFTGDSFRYKESLLHQ encoded by the coding sequence ATGAATGAGCAGATTGAGAATTATGCCAAACGACTAAAGTTAAGCTGGATTCGAGAGAACTATAAAGACATAAAAGCAGATACACACGAAGAATATCTTCTCAAGCTATTTGAAAAAGAAGTGGAAAACCGCGAAGAACGTAAAATTAATTTATTACTCAGCCAGGCCCAGTTGCCAAAGACAGGCACCCAACCATTCCAGTGGGAACACATTCAAATTCCACAAGGAATTGACCGGTCAACTGTATTAAATGGCAGCTTTATTAAAGAGAAGGAAAACCTCATTTTATATGGTGGAGTCGGCACTGGCAAAACCTATTTGGCAACGTTAATATCCTTAAATGCCATACATCGTTTTGGCAGTCGTGTGAAGTTCTTTACGGTGGCAGCTTTAGTTAATAAGTTGATTGAAGAAAATCAGAAAGGATCGCTTCCGAAGTTTATGAAACAGATTGAAAAGCTTGATCTCCTGGTTCTTGATGAACTGGGGTACATCCCTCTTAATAAAGAAGGGGCCGAGCTGTTATTTCAGGTCATTTCCATGTGTTATGAAAACCGTAGTATTGTCATCACAACAAACCTGCAATTTGGTCAATGGAATCATGTTTTTGGGGATCCGATCCTCACGGAAGCAGTCATTGACCGATTAATTCACCACTCTCATTTACTGGTGTTTACCGGAGACAGCTTTCGTTACAAAGAATCATTACTACATCAATAA
- the istA gene encoding IS21 family transposase: protein MLAVAQIDYIRHEVNQKGKKYAGVAKSMGIDPRTVTKYANKEEFEARQPQKRKARVMDPVKPILDKWIKEDLKKKKKNHRTAKKMFEQLVTFHSFEGSDRSVRDYVSKRKKELADYHKEAALPLESIPGTAQVDFGTAPFKYQAEVIDLPYLVMSFPFSNTFYFQVFPSENTECLLEGLQRMFSHMGGVPATIRFDNLSPAVKKIKSKGNRDLTDTFERFVLHYGFKYEFCNPGKGNEKGHVEAMVKYVRNNFLLPECTVVNLDSFNETLWGLAEQDRERLHYKKQGLQSALFREDEKAWLLLPEKPFDCAHYKKAKADKYGIVTVDNKEYSTSPRFAGQSVKLQITYNSIVVLNEDNEVIVKHHRLYGVKRRSMVWQPYLDLLSKRPKAIKYSSIYDHFPYTWSKYLKDCTEEEQKSALRLLGKLLKNNDFTLLNKALEMASFHGHPNTDQIKHCFYSLLNQNESYKTIRPQFKLPDVPQATRGLSHYDSFFQEGGGANE from the coding sequence ATGTTAGCAGTGGCACAAATTGATTATATCAGACATGAAGTGAATCAAAAAGGTAAAAAGTATGCCGGTGTGGCAAAGAGCATGGGGATCGATCCCCGTACGGTTACAAAGTATGCAAATAAGGAAGAATTCGAGGCTAGACAGCCTCAGAAACGTAAAGCAAGAGTTATGGATCCTGTGAAGCCTATTTTAGATAAATGGATCAAGGAGGATCTGAAAAAGAAAAAGAAGAACCATCGTACGGCTAAGAAAATGTTTGAGCAGTTAGTAACGTTTCATAGTTTCGAAGGTTCAGATCGATCAGTTAGGGATTATGTTTCTAAACGAAAAAAGGAACTAGCGGATTATCATAAAGAAGCTGCCCTCCCTCTTGAATCAATTCCAGGAACAGCTCAAGTGGATTTTGGGACAGCCCCTTTTAAATATCAAGCAGAGGTTATCGACCTTCCGTATTTAGTCATGTCATTCCCGTTTAGTAATACGTTTTATTTTCAGGTGTTTCCTTCGGAAAATACAGAGTGCTTACTAGAAGGATTACAACGAATGTTTAGTCATATGGGCGGAGTGCCAGCAACAATCCGGTTTGATAATTTATCCCCTGCGGTGAAAAAGATAAAGAGCAAAGGGAACCGGGATCTCACCGACACGTTTGAACGCTTTGTCCTGCATTATGGTTTTAAGTATGAGTTCTGTAATCCAGGCAAAGGAAACGAAAAAGGTCATGTGGAAGCCATGGTTAAGTACGTTCGTAATAATTTTCTTCTTCCGGAGTGTACTGTCGTTAACCTTGATTCGTTTAATGAAACTTTGTGGGGACTGGCAGAACAGGATCGGGAACGACTGCATTATAAAAAACAAGGTCTACAATCCGCGTTGTTTAGAGAAGATGAGAAAGCGTGGCTGCTTCTTCCGGAGAAACCCTTCGATTGTGCACATTATAAGAAAGCGAAAGCAGATAAATATGGGATTGTCACAGTGGACAACAAGGAATACTCCACTTCCCCTCGATTTGCGGGACAGAGCGTAAAACTACAGATCACTTATAACTCTATTGTCGTATTGAACGAGGATAACGAGGTGATTGTGAAACATCACCGCTTATACGGTGTGAAGAGGAGATCCATGGTATGGCAGCCTTATCTTGATCTTCTTTCGAAGCGCCCAAAAGCCATTAAGTATTCAAGTATATACGATCACTTTCCTTATACCTGGTCAAAATATTTAAAAGACTGTACGGAGGAAGAACAAAAATCAGCCTTACGGCTTTTAGGAAAATTGCTTAAAAATAATGATTTCACCCTTTTAAATAAAGCTTTAGAGATGGCATCTTTCCACGGGCATCCGAACACCGACCAGATTAAACATTGTTTTTATTCGTTACTGAACCAAAATGAAAGTTATAAGACTATCAGGCCACAATTTAAGCTGCCTGATGTCCCACAAGCGACTCGGGGGCTCTCTCATTATGATTCCTTCTTCCAGGAAGGTGGTGGCGCAAATGAATGA
- a CDS encoding amidase domain-containing protein, which yields MNNNDNYYACTGSHNCYWRNKVSSSWIRVTDFYSYWTKKGMSATTSTNKNTIIRNANVGDVIQFKNKSGWYHSVIVNRKANGTVYISSNTSNYYDQNFKNRGNDSTSFRVIKFK from the coding sequence ATAAACAATAATGATAATTACTATGCTTGTACTGGATCTCACAATTGTTATTGGCGTAATAAAGTTTCTTCGTCTTGGATAAGAGTGACTGATTTCTATTCTTATTGGACAAAGAAAGGTATGAGTGCTACAACAAGCACAAACAAAAATACAATTATTAGAAATGCAAACGTAGGTGACGTTATCCAATTTAAAAACAAAAGCGGTTGGTACCATTCGGTTATTGTAAATAGAAAAGCCAACGGTACTGTTTATATTTCTTCAAATACAAGTAATTATTATGACCAAAATTTCAAAAATCGCGGTAATGATTCAACTAGTTTTAGAGTAATTAAATTCAAATAA
- a CDS encoding S1 RNA-binding domain-containing protein, which translates to MPKLTPGSIVQLTVDSVIPTAYILKGTNGDVLLPKRTTEQTFEEGEELEVFLYEDKQGRLTASATLPTVTLDSYDWAEVVEEVERLGVFVNIGIEKDILVSKDDLPLHKEVWPQKKDHLFVCLINDKRGKLMAKPISEAIINQEKDKAPKDMLHQPVSGHVYRASKIGSFIITEEGYRGFIHHSERKKEPRMGQWVKGRVIDVKDDGTLNISLRPRLIESRDEDAEQLILYLENNGGEISLTDKSSPDEINEALHISKAAFKRAVGKLLKEKRITQENGVTRLIESE; encoded by the coding sequence ATGCCAAAATTAACCCCAGGATCAATTGTTCAATTAACTGTTGACAGTGTGATACCTACCGCTTACATATTAAAAGGTACTAATGGCGATGTTTTGTTGCCCAAACGAACGACCGAACAAACGTTTGAGGAAGGGGAAGAACTAGAGGTATTTCTTTACGAAGACAAACAGGGACGGCTTACAGCTTCTGCAACACTTCCTACCGTTACCCTTGATTCGTATGATTGGGCTGAGGTTGTGGAAGAAGTAGAACGGTTAGGTGTTTTCGTCAATATCGGTATTGAAAAAGACATACTTGTGTCAAAAGATGATTTACCTTTACACAAGGAGGTTTGGCCGCAAAAAAAAGACCATCTATTCGTTTGCCTTATTAATGATAAAAGAGGAAAGTTAATGGCTAAACCGATCTCAGAAGCGATTATCAATCAGGAAAAAGATAAGGCACCAAAAGACATGCTTCATCAGCCTGTCAGTGGCCATGTTTATCGCGCTTCTAAAATAGGATCATTTATTATTACAGAAGAAGGCTACCGTGGTTTTATCCATCATTCAGAGAGAAAGAAAGAGCCGAGAATGGGTCAGTGGGTGAAGGGGCGAGTCATTGATGTGAAAGATGACGGGACTTTAAACATCTCATTACGGCCTCGTCTTATTGAAAGCCGTGATGAAGATGCTGAACAACTCATTCTTTATTTAGAAAATAACGGCGGTGAAATCTCACTAACAGATAAGTCCTCACCTGACGAGATTAACGAAGCTTTACACATTAGCAAAGCAGCCTTTAAGCGTGCAGTAGGGAAACTATTAAAAGAAAAGAGAATCACACAGGAAAACGGTGTCACACGTTTGATTGAAAGCGAATAG
- the ilvA gene encoding threonine ammonia-lyase IlvA, protein MERTVTTTIQVKDILIAHQVLKDIVVNTPLQRDTILSERYGANVFLKREDLQVVRSFKLRGAYNLMQALSEKELQNGVVCASAGNHAQGVAYSCKALGVRGHIFMPSTTPRQKVSRVEFFGEPFVEVILTGDTFDDSFNEAIAFCDDNNMTFIHPFDDLRTITGQGTIGMEILEAMEEPVSHVFMSIGGGGLISGVGSYFKQISPQTKVIGVEPAGAPGMKTSLQKGKVTVLDKIDKFVDGAAVKKVGNITFNVAKHVIDDVAVIPEGKVCSTMLNLYNENAIVAEPAGALSISALDHYREEIKGKNIVCIVSGGNNDIDRMQEIKERSLIYDGFKHYFIVNFPQRAGALRQFLSEVLGENDDITRFEYTKKNNRDKGPVLVGIELKDKEDYHPLIKRMEKNGFSYVEINKDQDLFNLLI, encoded by the coding sequence ATGGAACGAACTGTAACGACTACCATTCAAGTTAAAGATATATTAATTGCACATCAGGTGTTAAAAGATATTGTCGTTAACACCCCATTACAGCGCGACACTATCCTTTCGGAACGATACGGGGCAAACGTATTTTTGAAACGAGAAGATTTACAAGTTGTGCGTTCATTTAAATTACGTGGAGCCTATAATTTAATGCAAGCTTTATCGGAAAAAGAACTGCAAAACGGGGTTGTGTGTGCCAGTGCCGGTAATCATGCCCAAGGAGTGGCATATTCTTGTAAAGCTCTTGGGGTGAGAGGTCATATTTTTATGCCGAGTACGACGCCGAGACAGAAAGTTTCCCGCGTAGAATTTTTTGGTGAACCTTTTGTAGAAGTGATTCTAACAGGGGATACCTTTGATGATTCTTTTAATGAAGCGATAGCTTTTTGTGACGATAACAACATGACCTTTATTCATCCGTTCGATGATCTGCGTACGATCACAGGGCAAGGCACGATCGGTATGGAAATTCTTGAAGCGATGGAGGAACCGGTTTCTCACGTTTTTATGAGTATCGGTGGGGGTGGTCTTATCTCAGGCGTTGGCTCCTACTTTAAACAAATTAGTCCACAAACTAAAGTGATAGGTGTTGAACCGGCAGGAGCACCAGGAATGAAAACATCGTTGCAGAAAGGGAAAGTGACCGTTTTAGATAAAATAGACAAATTCGTCGATGGAGCAGCTGTTAAAAAGGTTGGTAATATCACCTTTAATGTAGCAAAACATGTTATTGACGACGTAGCGGTTATACCGGAAGGAAAGGTATGCTCAACAATGTTAAACCTGTATAATGAAAATGCCATTGTCGCTGAACCGGCAGGAGCTTTATCCATCTCTGCGTTGGATCATTACAGGGAAGAGATTAAAGGAAAAAATATCGTATGTATTGTGAGTGGGGGGAATAACGATATCGACCGTATGCAAGAAATTAAAGAACGTTCGTTAATTTATGACGGTTTCAAGCATTATTTTATCGTTAACTTTCCACAACGAGCAGGGGCCTTAAGGCAGTTTTTATCTGAAGTTCTAGGGGAAAATGACGATATTACCCGATTTGAATACACGAAGAAAAACAACCGGGATAAAGGCCCTGTATTAGTTGGAATAGAACTGAAAGATAAAGAGGATTATCATCCGTTAATTAAACGAATGGAGAAAAACGGCTTCTCCTATGTTGAAATAAATAAAGATCAAGATTTGTTTAACTTGCTCATATAA
- a CDS encoding MtnX-like HAD-IB family phosphatase yields the protein MKKWAFVSDFDGTISHQDFYWMIIEKYYPEGREWYKRWKSGELQDIDFLSHIFRSINQPEATIRENIRQIPLDKHAATFIKNVQDQGGHFYILSAGTDYYIKELLTHSGLSNINVFSNKGYFNNNNIHLDVASENWHYSKRYGIDKAIVLKHIKKTYDYVFYYGDSEPDSHPAKHADKTFAREALISILDELSIPYVAVDTFRDVEQHLIQEGWLHDQNN from the coding sequence ATGAAAAAATGGGCTTTTGTATCAGATTTTGATGGCACAATATCACACCAGGATTTTTATTGGATGATTATTGAAAAATACTATCCAGAGGGTCGAGAATGGTATAAACGTTGGAAGTCAGGAGAGCTACAAGACATTGACTTTCTGTCTCATATTTTTAGATCAATTAACCAACCAGAAGCAACGATCCGTGAAAATATTCGGCAAATACCTTTAGATAAGCATGCAGCTACCTTTATCAAAAATGTTCAAGACCAAGGCGGCCACTTTTATATTTTAAGCGCTGGTACAGACTACTATATTAAAGAACTTCTCACACATTCAGGACTATCTAATATTAACGTTTTTTCAAACAAAGGCTACTTTAATAACAATAATATTCACCTTGATGTGGCGAGCGAAAACTGGCATTATTCAAAGCGTTACGGCATCGACAAAGCGATCGTATTAAAGCATATTAAAAAAACATATGACTATGTCTTTTATTATGGTGATAGTGAGCCAGATTCACACCCGGCAAAACACGCTGATAAAACATTTGCTAGAGAGGCGCTTATTTCTATTCTCGACGAACTTAGTATCCCTTACGTGGCAGTAGATACGTTTAGAGACGTAGAACAACATCTTATCCAGGAAGGTTGGCTTCACGACCAAAATAACTAA
- a CDS encoding exonuclease domain-containing protein has translation MNPMGSWLKQLSGIMAPGRYTDGVNERDPAKIAYIRRLQKAMKQQDHLHIPFSQLTVTVFDLETTGFYPLKGDRILSIGAQKVTGYTLSEQETFYSLMKSDKPPSKDITELTGITADDVINAPSPEEVIHDFLQFTGKDTLVAHHASHETRFMRHLTWSLYKTRFEHRILDTSFLTALIKSMDGLVSLDECCQHYSIDTESRHHAFHDAVMTAKMWVECVKEVESLGFHCLKDVYSHLAGKQ, from the coding sequence ATGAATCCGATGGGATCATGGCTCAAGCAATTATCAGGGATAATGGCGCCTGGTAGGTACACGGACGGTGTGAATGAAAGGGATCCAGCTAAGATTGCCTATATTCGCAGGCTACAAAAAGCGATGAAGCAGCAAGATCATCTTCATATTCCCTTTTCCCAGTTGACAGTTACCGTGTTTGACCTTGAGACCACCGGTTTTTACCCTTTGAAAGGGGATCGTATTTTATCAATAGGGGCTCAAAAAGTAACCGGTTATACATTATCAGAACAAGAGACGTTTTATTCGTTGATGAAAAGTGATAAACCTCCTTCAAAAGATATTACGGAGCTTACGGGAATTACAGCTGATGATGTGATAAATGCACCATCTCCTGAAGAGGTTATACACGATTTTTTGCAATTTACGGGAAAAGACACCCTTGTGGCTCATCATGCTAGTCACGAAACTCGTTTTATGCGTCATCTCACATGGTCGTTATATAAAACACGTTTTGAACATCGGATACTGGATACTTCTTTTCTTACGGCATTAATTAAATCAATGGATGGGCTTGTATCCCTTGATGAATGCTGTCAGCATTATAGCATTGATACAGAAAGCCGACACCATGCCTTTCATGATGCGGTCATGACGGCGAAGATGTGGGTCGAGTGTGTTAAAGAGGTTGAATCCCTCGGTTTCCATTGTTTAAAAGATGTTTACTCACACCTAGCAGGAAAGCAGTAA
- a CDS encoding DUF294 nucleotidyltransferase-like domain-containing protein has protein sequence MTHMMNDSQTFHTYGDIKDWRLDIFQKSSFTHETLNHVHDDIMRAVVDLAVKQMESERGQIPARFAFIVMGSSGRWEQSLLSDQDHGIIFDGHDKHRDYFLQLGEEIVKGLDICGYEKCEGNVMANNPNWTKSLKNWEEQLKEWLDHKSWEDLRHFSIFTDARVLRGDIDLLNQLKQPILNSVSSDQETLMRLCDNVQYIKKGVGMFGQLLTEQKGRGKGLLDYKDTILFPYVNSARLLAYSAAITVTSTSKRLDMLPSHLHEFSTYKDSFEKAIAFRLTLTNPDHGYELIHYVATDRLTKQEKETLKTWMKDGQIFLKRVTAMLKNSKNRGIDV, from the coding sequence ATGACACATATGATGAATGACAGTCAAACGTTTCACACTTATGGCGACATTAAAGACTGGCGGCTTGACATTTTTCAAAAATCCTCCTTTACTCATGAAACATTAAATCACGTACATGATGACATCATGAGAGCTGTCGTAGACTTAGCTGTGAAGCAGATGGAAAGTGAGCGGGGACAAATCCCTGCTCGCTTTGCATTCATTGTAATGGGCAGCTCAGGGAGATGGGAACAATCACTTTTAAGTGATCAGGATCATGGGATCATCTTTGATGGCCATGATAAGCATAGAGATTATTTCTTACAGCTTGGAGAGGAGATCGTTAAAGGCTTAGATATCTGCGGTTACGAAAAATGTGAAGGAAACGTGATGGCTAATAACCCGAACTGGACTAAATCCCTGAAAAATTGGGAAGAGCAATTGAAAGAATGGCTCGATCACAAAAGCTGGGAGGACTTACGTCACTTTTCTATTTTTACAGATGCACGCGTATTAAGAGGTGATATTGACCTTTTGAACCAATTAAAACAGCCCATTTTAAATAGCGTATCTAGTGATCAAGAAACACTGATGAGGTTGTGTGATAACGTTCAGTATATTAAAAAAGGGGTCGGCATGTTCGGACAATTATTGACGGAGCAGAAGGGACGAGGAAAAGGGTTGTTAGATTATAAAGATACTATCCTGTTTCCATATGTTAATAGCGCCCGATTGCTCGCTTATTCTGCAGCAATAACAGTAACGTCTACATCAAAAAGGCTCGATATGTTACCAAGTCATCTTCACGAGTTTAGTACGTATAAAGACTCATTTGAAAAAGCAATTGCGTTTAGATTAACGTTGACAAATCCTGATCATGGATACGAACTCATTCATTATGTGGCGACGGATAGGTTAACAAAGCAAGAGAAAGAAACGTTAAAAACATGGATGAAGGATGGCCAAATATTTTTGAAGCGGGTAACAGCTATGCTAAAAAATTCTAAGAACAGAGGGATCGATGTATGA
- a CDS encoding ammonium transporter: MDEIFLMNNVWIIVCFALVLLMQGGFILLEAGSTRMKNAGHIAGKTIFTVGIASLVFWAVGYGFIYGEGNAFIGFSDFFYGDFDSVVDGLAGSVDFIFQLAFAAIALTIAFGGFAERAKLSAYIIFAILFSALIYPVVAHWIWGDGWLAGLGKQDFAGSTVVHLTGAMAALAATIILKPRIGKYNKDGSSNDLAGHNQVYTALGVLLLWVGWFGFNGGSTLEVDGAFFGYVALTTQLAAAAGAIAAMLIVTMFTGKADVPTMLNGALAGLVAITASTAFVDPWAAVVIGIIAGFIVYFSMLFFDKAKIDDPIFALSVHGVCGIWGTLSTGFFATPALAEMNGGLAGLFYGGGFTQLGVQFIGVTVSGIYAFVVAFIILKVMDKVMGGIRVTEEEEIIGLDLSEHGSYGYPENIKSPNDKEEQPGA, from the coding sequence ATGGATGAGATTTTCTTAATGAATAACGTGTGGATTATTGTCTGTTTTGCTTTAGTCCTATTAATGCAAGGTGGATTCATTCTCCTTGAAGCAGGTTCTACGAGAATGAAAAACGCAGGGCATATTGCTGGAAAAACCATTTTCACAGTTGGTATTGCCTCTCTTGTTTTTTGGGCCGTCGGTTATGGGTTCATTTACGGGGAAGGGAATGCTTTTATCGGCTTCTCGGATTTCTTCTACGGTGATTTTGATTCTGTGGTTGACGGATTAGCAGGCTCTGTAGATTTCATTTTCCAGCTTGCATTTGCGGCTATTGCTTTAACAATCGCTTTCGGCGGGTTTGCTGAACGAGCTAAATTATCTGCTTACATTATATTCGCTATTTTGTTTTCAGCACTTATTTATCCTGTTGTAGCACACTGGATTTGGGGCGATGGATGGTTAGCAGGTTTAGGAAAACAGGATTTTGCTGGTTCAACAGTCGTGCACTTAACTGGGGCAATGGCAGCCCTTGCTGCAACGATTATTTTAAAACCGCGTATTGGAAAGTACAATAAAGACGGTTCCTCAAATGATTTAGCTGGTCACAACCAGGTATATACAGCTCTAGGTGTGCTCCTCCTTTGGGTCGGTTGGTTTGGCTTTAATGGTGGTAGTACATTAGAAGTAGACGGGGCGTTCTTCGGTTATGTCGCATTAACTACCCAACTTGCAGCTGCTGCGGGGGCTATTGCTGCTATGTTAATCGTCACGATGTTTACTGGTAAAGCAGACGTTCCAACCATGTTGAACGGTGCTCTTGCAGGGCTTGTAGCTATTACAGCCTCTACTGCTTTTGTTGATCCTTGGGCAGCCGTTGTGATCGGTATTATCGCTGGTTTCATTGTTTACTTTAGCATGTTGTTCTTCGATAAAGCGAAAATTGATGATCCTATATTCGCTCTTTCGGTCCACGGCGTGTGTGGTATTTGGGGGACTCTTTCTACCGGATTCTTTGCTACACCAGCGTTAGCTGAAATGAATGGTGGTTTAGCGGGCTTGTTTTACGGTGGTGGTTTTACGCAGCTAGGTGTTCAATTTATCGGGGTGACGGTATCAGGCATATACGCCTTCGTAGTGGCATTTATAATCCTTAAAGTGATGGATAAAGTCATGGGCGGTATTCGTGTAACAGAAGAGGAAGAAATTATCGGTCTTGACTTAAGTGAACACGGAAGCTATGGCTATCCAGAAAATATTAAGTCGCCAAATGATAAAGAAGAACAACCAGGTGCTTAA
- a CDS encoding ACT domain-containing protein, protein MEQKRAVVSVVGKDQVGIIAKVTAILANNHMNVLDISQTILQDFFTMMMLVDVSEAENLDKLQSEFDQASHELGLKINIQLEDIFQSMHRI, encoded by the coding sequence ATGGAACAAAAACGTGCAGTCGTAAGTGTAGTAGGTAAAGATCAAGTTGGTATTATCGCTAAAGTAACAGCTATTCTTGCTAATAATCACATGAATGTGCTTGATATCAGCCAAACAATTTTACAAGATTTTTTTACCATGATGATGCTAGTAGACGTCTCAGAAGCTGAAAATCTTGATAAACTACAATCTGAATTTGATCAAGCAAGTCATGAATTAGGTCTTAAAATCAACATCCAATTGGAAGATATTTTTCAATCTATGCACCGTATTTAA
- a CDS encoding PFL family protein, with protein sequence MTIAFAEIQETIRMVQMESLDIRTVTMGINLKDCIDPDFEKMDQRVYDKITQYAKNLTSVASDVEKEYGIPIINKRISITPVAELLGHATKEEAVRLAKTLDKAARVLGVDFIGGYSALVHKAINKGDQVLLDALPEALSQTERVCGSVSVATTRSGINMEAVKQMGQVIQKASQLTKEQNGIACAKLVVFCNPVEDNPFMAGAFHGAGEGEAVINVGVSGPGVVLNALKRYPDADLGGVSDVIKKTAFKITRAGELIGRVVADRLNLPFGIMDLSLAPTNAMNDSVAEILEEIGLERVGTHGTIAALALMNDAVKKGGAMASSYVGGLSGAFIPVSEDNGMIRGIEDKSLSLDKLEAMTCVCSVGLDMIAVSGDASPTTLSGLIADEMAIGMINKKTTAVRVIPVPGKEEGDMVEFGGLLGRAPVMGLNPFSSEKLIARSGRIPAPLQSLIN encoded by the coding sequence ATGACTATTGCTTTTGCTGAGATACAAGAAACCATTCGTATGGTGCAAATGGAAAGCCTAGATATTCGTACCGTCACAATGGGAATTAACTTAAAAGATTGCATTGATCCTGATTTTGAAAAAATGGATCAACGGGTGTATGACAAAATTACACAATATGCCAAAAACTTAACATCTGTGGCTTCAGATGTGGAAAAAGAGTACGGAATTCCCATTATTAATAAACGAATTTCCATCACCCCGGTGGCTGAACTTCTTGGTCATGCTACGAAAGAAGAAGCTGTCCGTCTAGCTAAAACACTCGATAAAGCAGCACGCGTCCTCGGTGTTGATTTTATAGGTGGCTATTCTGCTCTTGTACATAAAGCCATTAATAAAGGCGACCAAGTACTGTTAGATGCCCTTCCTGAAGCATTAAGTCAAACTGAACGAGTTTGTGGGTCTGTCTCTGTTGCCACCACGCGAAGTGGGATTAATATGGAGGCTGTGAAACAAATGGGACAAGTCATTCAGAAAGCGTCTCAATTAACTAAAGAACAAAACGGTATAGCGTGTGCAAAGCTCGTCGTTTTTTGCAATCCTGTAGAAGACAATCCATTTATGGCTGGTGCTTTCCATGGTGCTGGTGAAGGGGAAGCCGTTATTAATGTGGGCGTAAGCGGTCCAGGTGTGGTGTTAAATGCGCTGAAACGTTATCCGGATGCTGATTTAGGCGGCGTCTCCGATGTTATTAAAAAAACAGCTTTTAAAATTACGAGAGCTGGCGAACTCATTGGCCGTGTTGTAGCTGATCGTTTAAATTTACCGTTTGGTATTATGGATTTATCACTTGCCCCGACAAATGCTATGAATGATAGTGTCGCCGAAATCTTAGAAGAAATTGGCCTTGAACGTGTCGGAACACATGGCACAATCGCAGCATTGGCCCTTATGAATGATGCTGTGAAAAAAGGTGGCGCTATGGCAAGTTCCTATGTGGGAGGATTAAGCGGTGCCTTTATTCCAGTCAGTGAAGATAACGGCATGATTCGAGGAATTGAGGATAAGTCGTTAAGCCTTGACAAACTAGAAGCTATGACATGTGTATGCTCAGTAGGTTTAGACATGATAGCTGTCAGTGGCGATGCCTCACCGACAACACTTTCTGGCCTCATCGCTGATGAAATGGCAATTGGGATGATAAACAAAAAGACGACAGCAGTTCGTGTCATTCCTGTTCCAGGGAAAGAAGAAGGAGACATGGTCGAATTCGGTGGCTTGTTAGGTAGAGCTCCTGTTATGGGGCTGAATCCGTTTAGCTCGGAGAAACTTATAGCGCGATCTGGTCGTATTCCAGCACCTTTACAATCACTCATTAATTAA